A single window of Agelaius phoeniceus isolate bAgePho1 chromosome 16, bAgePho1.hap1, whole genome shotgun sequence DNA harbors:
- the MOSMO gene encoding modulator of smoothened protein isoform X1: MDKLTIISGCLFLAADIFAIASLANPDWINTGESAGALTVGLVRQCQTIHGRDRTCIPPRLPPEWVTTLFFIIMGIISLTVTCGLLVASHWRREATKYARWIAFTGMILFCMAALIFPIGFYINEVGGQPYKLPNNTVVGSSYVLFVLSIFFTIVGLLFAGKVCLPG, translated from the exons ATGGACAAACTGACCATCATCTCAGGATGCCTCTTCCTGGCTGCCGACATCTTCGCCATCGCCAGCCTGGCGAACCCGGACTGGATCAACACCGGCGAGTCCGCGG GTGCTCTCACAGTTGGCCTTGTGCGACAGTGTCAAACCATCCATGGACGTGACAGGACCTGTATTCCTCCACGGCTGCCTCCCGAGTGGGTCACTACGTTATTTTTCATCATAATGGGAATCATTTCACTAACTGTCACATGTGGTTTGCTGGTGGCTTCCCACTGGCGAAGAGAAGCTACTAAATATGCCCGCTGGATAGCTTTCACTGGAA TGATTCTATTCTGTATGGCAGCCCTAATATTTCCAATAGGATTTTACATCAATGAAGTTGGAGGTCAGCCCTATAAATTACCCAATAACACAGTGGTTGGGTCTTCGTATGTACTGTTTGTCTTATCCATTTTCTTTACAATAGTGGGACTTCTATTTGCTGGCAAAGTTTGTTTACCTGGCTGA
- the MOSMO gene encoding modulator of smoothened protein isoform X2, whose amino-acid sequence MYHQVLEPLTDGDIHRSEKLEIWPRRGSVQGALTVGLVRQCQTIHGRDRTCIPPRLPPEWVTTLFFIIMGIISLTVTCGLLVASHWRREATKYARWIAFTGMILFCMAALIFPIGFYINEVGGQPYKLPNNTVVGSSYVLFVLSIFFTIVGLLFAGKVCLPG is encoded by the exons ATGTACCATCAGGTCCTAGAG CCTCTGACTGATGGAGATATACACAGATCTGAAAAACTGGAGATATGGCCAAGAAGAGGATCTGTGCAGG GTGCTCTCACAGTTGGCCTTGTGCGACAGTGTCAAACCATCCATGGACGTGACAGGACCTGTATTCCTCCACGGCTGCCTCCCGAGTGGGTCACTACGTTATTTTTCATCATAATGGGAATCATTTCACTAACTGTCACATGTGGTTTGCTGGTGGCTTCCCACTGGCGAAGAGAAGCTACTAAATATGCCCGCTGGATAGCTTTCACTGGAA TGATTCTATTCTGTATGGCAGCCCTAATATTTCCAATAGGATTTTACATCAATGAAGTTGGAGGTCAGCCCTATAAATTACCCAATAACACAGTGGTTGGGTCTTCGTATGTACTGTTTGTCTTATCCATTTTCTTTACAATAGTGGGACTTCTATTTGCTGGCAAAGTTTGTTTACCTGGCTGA